From the Phalacrocorax carbo chromosome Z, bPhaCar2.1, whole genome shotgun sequence genome, the window TGAACTCAGTTATGTAGCCTTTTTCCATCGTATTTCTTAAAATGAGTGTGGAGCTTTTCACTTAATTGTTCCAATTTAAACATTAAAGTAGATTATGCTTTATAGGCGGAAATTAAAATTGACTGTGGTTGAACGTGAACAGCTTATCTTTACCTTTTTCAATGATGAGATGATTATCAGTGTAGACAAACTGTTTAAAACTGACAttgttttatctgttttaactttttgtACCTTCAGttggttttattctgctttagAATGGAACTATGATTCATTAGaactaaataaattaattgcatACAAAACAACCTAATTTTTATTGTGCTGAGAACCAGGTCTCTGATCTCATtttgtaaaagtaaaatatttctcagattattataattaaaaaaagaaaaagaataaaactagAATTTGCAAATGTGTTCTAGGTCTTGCACAAAATTAGAACCAACTTTGTGGGAGAGTGCCTCTTAACTGGAAGAGGTTGGAGTTCCTATAATAATCTGAGCTATCAAAGTGAGGAATCCAAAATCTGCTGTTTGACCTTGCTGAAAAGGTCAAAGGATGACAAAAGTGAAATTTGACAAAACCCCCTGCTAAGATGTTCCTGGTGAATGAAAGTCTGGAGGTGGCACAAGCTGCTGAAGGAATCATACCTCTTGTTTTTAATAGTTATGATTACATCTTCAGCAGTATGCATTCCAATGTCATGTAGTGAGTGTCTTATTCTGCAAGACTGCTTCCACGATTTCAGTGGTACGATTGTTTGTCTCTTTTGGATCATAAAGGGATCTCTCTGAGAGCATTCATCGTTTCTCGTTGGTCACTGTCTCTAATCTAACGAAGAACATTGTTTTCTGCAACTTCTCTTATAGATGTTCCTTTTAAGCATGCTAGTGGTGTGCATATTTTATTGCCATTTCAATGAAGTGCACTACAAGTAGTAAcccaaaaattttttttgtgtctaGTTGACATTTGTGAGAGTTTTGATCAGGCAACCCTCTAAATAATATTTCTAGGAATGAATAAGTATCGTAACATGATAAAATAGatataatattaatttcttatcACCAATATGCAGTCATAATGTTCCTTAGTTTCTTCCATTTGTATTCAAAACTGTCaatctgtgtttttaataattgGATAGAACAAAATTCTTATAACACTTTCAGTGATGTGAAACTGCTAAGTAGCTTACATAGCTGTTGAGAACAGTAACTGTTAGTCACCAAAGGGAATTTCCATTAAACTTCCATGAAAATAGAGGAAGGACAAAAAAGTGTATGTAACCTGTTTCCTACATTAAGGAGTATCCCTTCTGCTGGCCATTACatatcatttttctttgctatatAAAAAGGAATGCTAGAAGTGTCATTGCTACcatgtgtctttaaaaatacttggagccaaaaatatctgtaaatgcagaaggaagctaaattttcttcaggtgaaaacacagcttagagaaaacaaatgccTTGGAAGAATTTTAGTCAACCACAGGTAATGTTTCcactgacttcttcctcctcggGCAGGAGTTGTGTTTACTATTATGCAGAGAGCAACAAGGTAGTAAAGTTACCATACTGCCAGGTAACCATGTCCTTTGAAATGTGATCAGGTGAGTTTTTACTTCTGACATCCAGTGTAGCAGGGGCTAAAATAGTCCTTTTGGCTTAAGCAAACTAGTTTTAGAAACAACTATTGGGAAACTGACCTTACAAAGCacataaaaatgtttcactacttttcagtgtggttttttttttttccgttaGGGTAATTTGCTTTATACCCTAATTTGAATAAGGTGCACTAAGCTATAAAATATATTGCCATTTTAAAGCACACAGCTCTTGTCTGCAGTAGAATTTTGAGTATGTATGTACTTGTTTAATACTACGTTTGTATCTGTGTGCAGAAAGCATAGAAACAATGTGGGACCAAGCAAACCTATTTCTCAGCCACGAAGAAATATTGTAGGATGCAGAATACAGCATGGATGGAAAGAAGGGAGTGGACCTGTAACACAATGGAAGGGCACAGTTCTTGATCAAGTTCCTGTAAATCCCTCTCTCTATCTTATAAAGTATGATGGATTTGACTGTGTGTATGGACTAGAACTGCACAAAGATGAAAGAGTTTCAGCACTTGAAGTTCTTCCAGACAGAGTTGGtaagtgttttgggttttcctCCTAAATTCACATACATATAAGATGGCATTTACTATTAAATGTTCTCCACTAATTCCTCCAGACTTCCTCCAAGATAACATCTGACCAGTTAAATGCTGTTAGTCAAACTCATATTTTTATATGACGGGTAATCTAAATGCtctatttaaattttcttcattcCATAAAGATTTGATGATACCAGTGAATGCAGTGCTGTCTTCGTCTTTAAGTAGTATGCAGTACATTCTGTAGTTTTTATTTAGAGTCTTATCCCTTAGAGCCATATGTAAAGTAAACATggatatttctgttaaaattaaaCTCTAAACCATCTTGGCTGTGCTGTCTGTTGTGTGTGTCTGACAGTAATAATGTCACATTTTGTCTCATGTACTTTGTCTAAGTCCTTTTAATCATGGGAAACGCATTTTCGGAGTGAAATAACTTGGTCAGTAGCACAGCTTTTTGATTTTCAGAATTAGCAGTGGATTGTTAAACTATAGGCTTTTCAAACTGcgaattttattatttacccAAGTAATTACTAGTTTATAAGCAGAGTAAGCTGTTGCTTCTCTGACGGCAAAGCAATTGGTAGCAGCCTCTAGAGTAGCATTAGGGGGAACCAAACCCAGAAGTTCATTGATAACATCCCAGAACTGTTCTGTGATCGggcctttcttcctcttccccccttTGTGCCTCGCTCCCTCCAGTGTCTGATTAAAATACAAGGAGTCTTCACTGCTGTGGCCTCGATTGTTCTCTCTTTAGTTTGCATTACGATTGCTTAATCATAGAGAGTGCAATGATATATCATTGTTACTTTAACAACATTTCTAAAGTTCTGCAGTTCTTTGGTAGTAAACTTTCTGGAATGGACAGTGTTTTGAATATGAATTGATTAACTTCCAAACAAATTTGTTTATGAATCAGggtaaagattatttttcatgaAGACATATACCCGTGCTTTTAAATGAACTTATGAATTGCTGTCATTTCAGCTTCATCTCGAATTAGTGATGCCCACCTGGCAGACACAATGATTGGTAAAGCTGTGGAACACATGTTTGAGACAGAAGATGGCTCAAAAGATGAATGGAGGGGAATGGTTTTGGCTCGAGCTCCTATTATGAACACATGGTTTTATATTACCTATGAGAAAGATCCCGTCTTGTACATGTACCAACTCTTAGATGATTATAAAGAAGGTGACCTTCGCATTATGCCTGATTCGAGTAAGTAGGCCAGTTACTGATCTGGAAAGTGGTGGCTTTTTGTATTAACATTTGGCTGTAGTTTATTTATGGTCAGGAGAGTTGACCAACACAAATTTTGTTTGTTACTGAGTATCACAACCAACAACGGTTATAGcacaacaaagaaatctgtgttaactgctgaaatattttatcaacAGTGACATGcaggaaaagcattttctgtaattattcCTAATTCTGCTGAAAATATCTACATATTACTGTGGAAGAGTTTATGCTTGGCTTTTTAACGGAACCTGACAAACCAGAGGTTTTCCACTGTTACTTCCTTACAGAAATAACATCTCACAGCTTGTTGAGATGACTTTTGATTTGTGTTTCCGAAGCAGTTCTTGTGGGAATAATATTTTGGGGCATAGTAATACTGTCAGATTATTTTGTTGGGGTACATGTCTCAGTGCAAAGAACTTTTCAGTAGTTTCTTGGGGGAAAGTAGTACTAATCTTTCAAAAACTCATCTTCTCTCACAAGTTGCAACACACtagcaagaaaatatttcagtagatTAGGagggatattttttcccccctttcttgAAGTAAAAGTCATTGGGACTTTTCCTATTCATGTAGAAGGATTTTCACAGAATCAATATTGTTCAAAAGATTTCGATAACCAGtacaaaaaagaaggaaaaaaacccttgtaaagaatactttgtttttatttttcccatgtaaCTATAACACGCTTCTCTGACAGAGGCAATCTgggctttaaagaaaattaataattggGTAGCTGTAGTGGTTGGCTACATAGTGCTTTATATAAGTATTAGTTACAATTGATTTGTTGAGTTCCTGACTCTCTTCCTTCAGACCTAGCACTGATAATAGTCTGCTAGCTAAACAAACAAGTGGCACTTATTTGCATAACATCTGTAGTAATCATCTGTTTAGATAATTTTTTCCCTACTCTAACCAAAAGTAATGTATCTGCTGCAGATTTGAACATTCAAATAATTTGTTcctactttttattaaaaaaagacttgGAATCTATTAAGtatgctttgctttcttctgcctttggAGAAGGGGGTAGGGAAGGAGGTTATATGCTTTCAATTTAAGTAGTAAATGGACTTTTTCCTCCATGCTCACCACAAGACTATCTAATGCTTACCTGTTTCCAATACACGGCTAAGTATTTGCTACCTTCCCTGAATCTGAATGCTTTCTGGATATTTTGAATTGTGTCCTTAAGTTAATGATTGGATGTTAagagtaatatttttcaaatcagaTTTTAGAATACCTAGATGTATGTCTGTAAATTTGGTGCAATGTGCCATAGTATTACTATTACAATTTCTAGGTAACTCTTTTGCCAAAGACAGGCTTTTCATATGTGAGGAGACCAAACTTGAGCTAATTTTTCCTATGCTTGTTTTGGTGAGGGGGAAATGTTTTGCTGGATCTGATACTAAAACTTTGACACTTTGTAATTCCTTCTAAATGAAGATGTAAGAATTTAACTTGCATCTTGGCCAGAGAAGACTCTTTATATAGAACTGATATTAAGAGGATAATAACTATGTGTGACAGTGCATTTGTAGAGGAACTGAAACAAAAGTTGAAAGAGAAACTTCTTAAGTTTGTGGAAGAATATTAAGTGTAAGTACAAGTCAAATCTACTCGTTCCctggtttgtctttttcttctccttttggAGTTCCTTCACAGCTCtcagaaatgaagagaaaatgggTGGAATCTGTAAGGGATTCTTAATGCAAACTTGgaacaaatacattaatttttaagccTTAGGATTTCCAGAATAAAAGCCGTATCAAGTGGGACCATTACTTAGCAAATTCCTCACGGGAACATGAAGCACAAGTTTATCTAGAATAGTCAAAAAGAAGACAAGCTGAGAAAGGAGGTGTGGTTAGCTTCCAGTTCTCCAGTACAGTACTTTTACCTTTTATCACATTTGTTCTGTGACTGGCTTGTAACCAACCCCATGACAATTGGCATGTTATGAATCATGCCTTTTTGTATCCATATTTAGCATGGGCATCATCTAAAATACAAGGATATTTCTGGCTAGATTTTGCTAGCTAAGCAAATAATATTGTTACACTTTACCAAGAGCGTTATTCCAATATGGAGGAAAAGCCTCTTTTAATGACGAGTTTACACTTACTGTCATTTTAGATGAGATGCTTTTGTTGCGGTGGCATGCATACACTGCAACTTTGAATAATGTGtgtgggaagagggaggtttAGTTTAGCTGCCTTTCTGCTAAGGAGACCCACTGCCTTTTTCTGCTGGTGGCTTAAATTCAGTTATCCACGTACATTTTTCTATAACTTGTGCGTAAACCTTCATGTCAGAAGACTTACTTCTCTTGCCAAAGTGCTATTTTTGTCTTAATAAGACTGGAGACAGTATTACTCGACAGTTTTTCTGTAATTGTACTTTCTAGAAGCATGGCAATCGTTAGGTGCTTGtctgaagaaaactaattttttacatactttgtatttaaaacttCTGATTGATTTGTATGAGTTTTAAAGAAGACTCTGCAGTTATCTTCCATATCGAAAAATTCCATTAATGCCTACCAAAGCACCCTGTTTTTGTGTTACAGATGATTCACCTCCGGCAGAACGGGAACCAGGTGAAGTTGTGGACAGCCTGGTAGGCAAACAAGTGGAATATGCCAAAGAAGATGGCTCAAAAAGGACTGGCATGGTCATTCATCAAGTTGAAGCCAAACCATCTGTCTATTTCATCAAGTTTGATGATGATTTCCATATTTATGTCTACGATTTGGTGAAGACATCCTAGACGTCATCATGAACTTTTGCCAAATTTGTGGAActattaaatgtaaaatttgtAGACACAAAGACTTGACTGCTTTCCAGTTTAATGAAAGCTTAAATGTCCCTGCGAACCCACAATCTCTGCCAGCAAAACTGTTTTGTTCTGAATAATATAAACAAACATGACACATTTTGTGTAAGAGAACTCCTTTTCTTGAAGGAAGTCAATATATTTGGGCAGGAGGGagttaaaagcaaagaacagcTGCAATTCAAGCTGTGTAAAGTTGATATAGTATTGTAATCATTAATCTAAATTTTTTCATAGATATTAACTTTTTCTTCAACGTTGCACTCACCTGTTCAACTGCCACATGCAAGTGTAGTTTGATATTTTGATATGCCTTCTTTTGTaacattaaatttaatttcttggcTACTGGCAGTCCTTATTTTCAGGGTTGGGACAGAGGTGACTTTTCTGAAAGGTTTAAACAGTTTGTGCAGCATTGAGGAGTGCCTAACCCAAGTAACATCAATCTGCTGTGTTTCTacacttttatttcaaatttagcTTTTTAAGAACTAGCAGTACACGGAAGTACTTGCTCATTTTTAGTAGTCACAGGGCAGTAGGATATCAAGTGTTTGACTTATGCACCTTTCAGTGAAAAGACtttaaactataaaaatatatttaatctgTATAACCAGTTAATTAGAAAATACAGGTTAATGGCCCATATTTACAAGTTGTAGGAACCAGTAAAATACATGCAACAAGGCTGCCTTCAATCCTAAATgtccttctttgtttgttaTACACACTTCTTAGCAAAACCCAATGCTTGGTGCCACAATTTTAACAGTGTATATGCTACTTCAGAAGATTTTAGACTACGCATTGGCAATCAGTAGTCTCTCATTTAATATCAAAACCTAGCAACCTGAATGTTTGTGTGTGGACTTAGAAGCCTAACAGTAGTTAATATTTCACATGGTAAATACAATCTCATgccaggggggtgggggggtgggggtccttTTACATTGAAGACTTATTTAGAGAAGGAGAAGCATTTGTTGCCTTCTGCTCAGTCTGTTGCGTTTCtttgtttgtatgtttgttctgtttttaaccATTTTGGTTCAAGAAGGCATCTTCCCAACTTACTCTTTTTATGGCTTTTCCACATAAGGAGTGTCCGGACAAATCTACAGCTTAAACCTGTTGTTGCCTTTTGTGGTGTACATTGTTCTTGCTTTGAGGTATGCTGTTAACGTGAATTTCATTCTATGAACACTAGAGTTCTGCATGCCAGTGGTGTACTATCTAATGGAAGCTATAGGCAGTCTCAGTGGTTCAGTCATCTGCATTAGATTGTGGATGTAAATAGCAGCCCACAACAGCAAAATCCTTTCACAGTTTTAATCTTCTTGCAAGATAGCTGTAAATGAAgattaggatttttttaaagtgtggaAGCTTTTAAAAGTGTCAGAACTGCAACAACGATCAGCACAGCAACAAAATTGTCATGTTACTTTaaggcagagctctgcaagTTTCAAAGAACTGCTTCACAGAAGTACAGTATGTGAGGAGAGTCAACACTTGATGGAAGGAGCAAATACTCTGATATCCAACCTTAGGCCATTAGTGGAAGGATGCAGGAGAGGTGCTGTTAATCAGAGATGAGAGGTCCAGATGACCCCTACTGTGGGTATTCTTGATACTGAAGACTCAGTGGTTTAAGCCCCTTTCTGTCCATTTTTTTGCCTGATTTCATATTTTAGCCTTAAGGCTTGTGCCTCATTATGCTGTTGAATGGTAATAAATACTCTCCATATAAATATGATACCTTAATTCTTTGTCCATTGCTACTATATTGCATTATGTCCAGTATTTCATCATGGGCAACCAAAGGCAGGCTATTGTCATTCAGTGAATAGTTTCTCAATGCAGTCCTTAAGCACTAAGTACCTGAGTCGTAAATGTTCCTTGTGTTTTGAACAAAGTGAGCAGATTTGCAACACAGTGTTTTCATCCTGCAGATCTGTTATGTGTTTTCTATTGACTCTTAAGAGTCCTGCATGTAAATCTCAAAGCTGAGCCTGGCTCCATGAGCCCAAGTTGATATTTGTGGCACAAGAATGAGTGAGTGTATTGATTATACACAAGATACATGAATAACCTAGTACACTGAACTTTGGGCTAGATACCTGCGGAATACAaggtttgttttgaaatatctgAGGTTTAGGTCTACTGGAACATTTTTAGCATTAGGCTTGCATTTCTGGGTTTTCTGCAAGCCTCTTGAATACACCACATATTCTGCCAATTAGAGTACAATCTATAAACTGtaaattttattgttgtttttagATGTCCCTGTTGTCTGTGTggatatttcttttcatcttttttcctctttcctttttctattttttttttgttgatagCTTAAACCACCTTTTTGAGGCTTGAGACTAATTCCACTCCCTGCCCATCTGCTTTGGGCTTTGTTTTAGGCTCATGTTTCAGATCTGCATGCAGTGCTTGCGTTACCCTGGTAACTAAATGTTGGTTCCTTGTTATAGGGGTTCAACATTACTTTCCAAAATCACATAGGGCTTGTGATGGCACAAGCCACAGATCCTTGTATAAAAGTTATTCGCCTTTCACATTTACCTGCTGTAGTATTGTTGTATattgtgtgtgtgcgtgtgtgtgatGTCAGGCTGCCatgtaaaactttttaaaaggaaaaaaaaaacaaacttaaatGCAGACCATCCTTTTTTGCATGCTTAG encodes:
- the SPIN1 gene encoding spindlin-1, whose protein sequence is MKTPFGKSPGQRSRADAGHAGVSASMMKKRTSHKKHRNNVGPSKPISQPRRNIVGCRIQHGWKEGSGPVTQWKGTVLDQVPVNPSLYLIKYDGFDCVYGLELHKDERVSALEVLPDRVASSRISDAHLADTMIGKAVEHMFETEDGSKDEWRGMVLARAPIMNTWFYITYEKDPVLYMYQLLDDYKEGDLRIMPDSNDSPPAEREPGEVVDSLVGKQVEYAKEDGSKRTGMVIHQVEAKPSVYFIKFDDDFHIYVYDLVKTS